The sequence below is a genomic window from Lampris incognitus isolate fLamInc1 chromosome 18, fLamInc1.hap2, whole genome shotgun sequence.
TCGTGCGGCACCCCATACTACAGGCCACATGGCTGCAGACCACTATGGCTGGGCAAGTCTACAGATGTTCAGCTGGGGGAGTGAGAATACAAAGTGTGTAAATTTTAGCTTGTAACACATGAAAGCCAGAGCCAGAGTAGTTtgagacaccccccccacacacacacaaaactaaaattctacctttaaaaaaaaatgttagtttttaaaaataaatttaaattaGACTTTGCACTTGGTTTGCTATCTGTTCAATTTGTGTGTTTAattagttttcttttcttttcttttttgcatgtTATCATGGAAAAGGTAACTATCAAATTCAAGTAACACAAATCGACAATTTTTTTGGGACTATGGCAAAAAATGTAATCAGCCAAGACCATTTGCCCTGAGACTATGACCCCTGCTGCAAACCATGATGCAAACTGAAGTTTATTCTTGGGACTAAAATAATGTTAATATCTGCTTTGACATTTgcatcaataaaatatatttcagAATCAGAGTCACGCTTCtttgccatgtaggtttgcacatacatggaatctgactccggtttcACGGCTCTCTCGCTTAACATAgattaacaacactacaacatatatatatatatatatatatatatatatatatatatatatatatatatatatatatatatacacacacaaggcTTGACTATatgcaggcgaaataagaggcgatgaagtgctatggtgcagagaatatatcagagatgcactTGTGAACAGAAGATTAGCAGGGCGCATCGTAGTGTACTCATCCCGGCCTACATCTCGAATTCACTCAAATTGAGACGCCGTGGCTTTGGCTGGTAGAATCTGGGCACATGAAATTCCCTCCGATCTTTTCTCGGCAGTTTGTTTTTAACAACAGCAATTATAGGGTAAGTAAGCGCTTCATCTAGACCAAAGAAAGCTGGCAATCTCTCCAAAATTGCCCCCCGCGCAGAGTAATTACTAACGTTAAGAGTCGCAGCTGCATTATAATGGGACAGTGGCTGTATAAATGAAGGACGCGCTCTAAAATGATTCAGCCCGTTTTTCGGCAACTCGGGAAAGCTTGCTAGCGTGCTGTTGTGCCGAGAGACCCGAGCTAAACTGACTGTAGAGAAGCACAGCTGATGTACGTTATCACGGAAAGCTTAACTAGCAGTCACTCAACATAGCACAATTACAAAACAACACCTACCAAAACAGTCCCCGTTGCTAGAAGCACACTACCATCCCTGATAACCTATCGCAAACGAACACAGAGCCGCCTCAGCATCTCTAATCTAATAACGACGTTATTTCATCACTAACCTTCACCGGTAGCAAACTGACGAGACATGGGACGGACCCAATTTCCGTGTGACGTTGCTCAGCCACTTCCGGATACATTTCATTGGCTGTACACGTAGAGCGTCACTGGAACTAACCAATAGCATTCTGGCTATTTTGTTTTGCTTAGCGCTTCAGCGGACTCTAGTGGCCAAAAGTATCCTGTGCACTACTGTCAGGATGTTTAAATGCAACAAATGAAAACTTCCACATCCTGGAATAATTTACCGAAGTAGATGCATGGAGGACAGTATGTTTGTATGGCTCAATAGAAGTGAAAACTATGTAGAAACTCATTTGCCATAGTCAATTAGAGCAGCTTTTTATGTTTAACAACTCAAACTTACTAGCAGTTTGTGTTAAAATGTAAAGTGTTAAAATGAAATAGTAAAATAGGCTACTAGCCTAGTTTCTTCTTTTACCCCAGCTATCACTtcaaatacaacaacaacaacaacaacaactactactactactactactacgactactatctatctatctatctatctatctatctatctatctatctatctatctatttatattGGACTTAAGGAGTTTAGATGCTTATATATGTTTAAGTAGTTTACACACAATAAAACACTGAAGGGCAAATTAAAATTAAAGCTGGCAGTTTTGAAAATGGGTGTATATATAACAAAGTAGTCTAAGTGTATAGGTGTCAATGAATTTACCACGCACTGTTCTGCCTACGagattatggagtatagattattgactaatgCGAACTCAGAGAAAGTTGATTCAGTTattctggacacgtttactgacagaaacgtttcatcacccatctaagtgaacgttgtgtctagatgaattgattcaactgtctttgattttcttacctggattattgagcatgcatagacacTATtggaaactgttctcttctctctaacatgtcttttccctctctctgaatgatatctTCCCCTTTATCTTCTCCTGTGTATatgtatggtgtgatgtgagtctcccctgtgtgcatgtgtagtctgtcctcctgtcaggtctccatggtgatggtggtcgcgtggctcaggtcctgggctgtcccggggatgtctggacactgcttggcatcctcctcatcatattcttcatatattttataattctgttatcatcttcaatgttgtattttgtaaattgtgtaaacacaacatcctttgCACATCtgcccatcttgggagagagatccctcttctgttgctctccatgaagtttctattttttctccctgttaaagggctttttttagggagttgctccttatctgatgtgagggtctaggacaggatgtttgtgttgctgtaaagccctctgaggcaaatttgcaatttgtgataatgggccatATAAATAAGATGGACTTGATTTGaccacatcttgattttgctttAGTTATTTTCTAGACAAGGCAGATTGGCATCATCTATGTTTGAATCAAACAGGTTTTTGAGTCAGCCTACACCTTTGACCTCAGGGTTTTGACCTTCAAAGAGCCTAGACCCTGAATCACAGCCGCATTTAAGTAGTGCGTCAATACGATGTGAAGAGGCATGGGAGGCGCAAGATTATGAACTGTGGtgaaatcaaaaagacatgcatgttagggttaatactcctgtctgtgcccctgactgaggcatggtaagacgaactggagttggtcctcgggtgctgcatggcagctgcccactgctcctagctacacagctaggatgggttaaatgcagagaaagaatttccccacggggattaataaagtatctccacaaaagaaaaaaaaaaccccaaaaaaccagAGGGGAGATTGCAATTGGATTGCAATCAGGGAGATCAAAGCTGGAAATTAATAGAGaatggtggtttgcagctgattttGAATGGGAAGCGAAGAGGCAGAAGGACTCTCAGCAGAAACAGAGTGGCAGATGGTGCAGGGAAGAAGTGCCAGATGTTTAAGAGAGAGCAAGACGTTTCTTAAGAGGGCCTCTGCCAGTACCTGCCGTCTTTTTGTTAGATGTGGTGCTGACAGCTAAGGTTCTATTTTAAGAGATAAATATTATACAAACtacatgtctgcagtgaaatTCTAATGGATATTTAAGATATCAGCAGTAAAGTGGTAATCTTAGTGATACAGctaaacatagacacacatttcTGTATTTTGCTATAAAAAAACTGCTGTCCAATTTACACTTTAAGTATAATAGCATTTATGAGACTCAACTCAAATTCTTAGaaactgacatttttttttcttaaaatagTGAAAAAAGGTGGATTGTGAGCTTCAAAAGTAAATTGGACACTTTTAATTTTTTATATAAAAATCTTTTAATAATTTTTGGCACAAATTTATGGCATATTATTAGTTTTCAAATATATACCTTTAAAAACAAGAGGGGTTGCTTGATACAGAAACAAAATGTGTTGGCCCCACAATGAGCTAAAATCATGTCGGTGAACAGCCTCAAttccttgttttttttggggggggtttcttcATACATTTGTTGCCATTTTTTTTTCAGAAGGACTGAATTGGGTTACTGATCTCTTAATGTAGCAATAATAATCAATACATCAATCATAAATATTGTGTCAAAATCAAATATGTACAATAGcgtccataaaaaaaaaatccttgcctGTGGGAGCATGTGGAATAAATGCCTAGTCCTCGCGTACACAGCTATTTTTGAAAACGAGGGTTTTCCTCCTTCATTCTTAAAAAATAATCTCATCTACACAAGCACTTAAAAAGAATCTCCGTCCAAAGGAAAACGCAAAGACACATACTACTTAACACAATGCACGCACTGTCAGGAGCATGCCAAACCAATAGGtggcgatataaccctaaccctaaaaccatgttggccaatcagaagcctgaaaaaaagCGAACGAGCAAAAAACTCTTGTTTTCTCTGTCTACACGTCAACACTGAAAACAGAGGTTCTCAAAATCTTCaccctggaaggagttttccaaaGGACCCAGTTCGCGTGTGGACAAAACATGTAGAAGAAGCtatgttttcaaaaatacccatgtACATGCGGACAAGGCATAAGATAGAAGCAAGTGGTCCTATTTGCTAAATTTTGCACTGTCGTCAACGCTGTTGGGAAAACATCATATCCGAATTACAACAAAGTGCGCTATGTTAATAGAGCATCCCTGGGAGCATGCATTGAAAAAGGTGCATTACGTTTTAATGGCACAGCAAAATGTTAAGGCTGTATGTGGGTGACTCTACAGTTACTAAAGTAAAGCATAGTTAGTAGTCCTTCACTTTCTTTTCTATGCTAGTCAAGTCTAGCACTGATTCAGTCCCCAAGTACATGTGGTAATGGCTACTGCATGAGCTATAACTAGTTAAGTAAATATGAGGCACCTTCTGTAATCCAGCCCACATGGCTTTAGTTAAAGGGTGTGGTACTGAATAAAATGACCTAAGGCTCTTTATGGATTTTTTCCAATGTGTAAATATCGTTTCAGTGATTTAGCCCTGCAGAACATTTGCTTTGGGAACACTTAAATTGGGAACACATATTTCATTTGGATTCTAGGTCAGCTAAACAGCACCACAGTCTTTGTCAATGATGTATCGCAACTGAGAGGTATTTGCACGTGACAACATGCAGTTTGTTAAAATTCAAGCCCAATGACCTAGGAAACTATTGGACAACTGAAACTGTCTGAACAATCTCTATGGTGACAGGTGTCCTATGTAAATACTGGATGAACTGCAGTGAAAGTTCCACCACCCTGAAAAGGCAGTAGCATCGTTACTAAATGTTAATTACGGAACTTCCTTTAAGTCCATGAAACTAAGGAGTAGACTATACTGCGCTGAGTCCAACTGGCTCTGGAATGATGCTCACTGGCAAACAAATAAGCCAAAAGGCTGGGGGCACATGTGGGAGAGTTTAGGCAAGTTCACATGTATGAACATGTGATTATACTGTCCAGCCATGGTGCAGCTGGATAAGCAGAGGCTTTAGGCTCACATTAGCCTGGTGATGGCGCCAGAGAGAAAATCCTCATAGTTCAGGCGGATGTTGCCAGTCATGGCCGTGTCCTTCTCCCTGAAGGCCTGGGTCATGCTTTGGAGCTGAGTGCACACCTGGATGAAGCGGTCCAGCTGCATGCCGGGCCGCCCACCTTGTAAAGTGAAGTGACCCACCAAAGTCTCAGTGAACTGGGGACTCAGGTTGTATCCCATCTGGGCGAGGGCTGAGAGGGAAAAGGCATGAGAAAATTAAGATTGAAAACAAACAGAGATAATAAAATATCTTTATGGAACTGTATTGTTGCCGTTTCTATAGAAtagtcctcttttctttttttggggggaccccccccctttttctccccagttatacatggccaattaccttgctcttccaagccacccaggtcactgctccaacccctttgccgagccggcgagggctgcaaactaccacgtagcgcatgggaggatcacgctattccccccagttacccctccccccctaacaggcaccctggccgaccagaggaggcgttagtgcagcgaccaagacacatacccacatccggcttcccacccacagaaatagccaattgtgtctgtagggatgcccgaccaagccggaggtaacacagggtttcAAACTGGTGATTCCCGTGTcggtaggaaacagaatagactgccacgccacctggacgcccatagtcctctttttacacacacacacacacacacacacacacacacacacacacacacacacacacacacacacacacacacacacacacacacacacacacacagaggtgtacCTTGGTGTAGTTCTGCGCCACTGATACAGCCTGAGCGGTCTCGGTCATAGTGCTGAAACAGATTCCTCCACTGCTGCATGAAGTCCCACAGGGCTGAGAAACCAAACACGTCCATGCGACCTGACCGTGTCTTGTCAAACATGTCTGACAGCAAATGTAGAACACAACCACAATCAAACACACAGGTCACAAACAGACATCCAGAACAGAATAAAGATGTAAAGTGCATATTTCTAAATGTGTGGAAAGCGTTCTTTATCCATTGTTGTGAGGAATCCTGGATTATTTACAGGTAACACAGAGAAGATGGGTGTTTCTGCTAAGAGGAATGGATGACAGCATATGAACAGCCTCAGTTATTGGTTAGCTGGAATGAAGGACTGACATTGATTCAGAGTTATTCCCTCGCTGGGCTCACTGACTCAGACATTATTCACATTAGGGACATCCTTGTTTCTGTCATCCTTTTGTCATAGTCTTTCAAAATTCAATCTTCCTGTGCCTATGTGAACTGAAAAACATGGAAATAGAGTTCCTCCTCTGAGTATCTACCTATATTGCAAAAAAGGATTTTGCATCAGAAGTCGTCCTGCAGTACACTTAACTACTTCCACAACTTTTTCAAAAACACCGCTACATCCatcactcttctcttcaaaacaaatgcatcAACTACCAGAGGGTAAATGCAGATCTGTGCAACAAGAGGCAACACTTGTGCGAAATGTAGTCGTTCTGCCGCAAACAAAACTCCTTGCTGCAAATATGTTAATGTGACTACACCCTTCCGACTCACTGATCATCATGAGGCAGGTCTCGTCATTGAAGGCGGACCAATTGGAGTTCACCAGAGCCTGTTTGAGCTCCCTCAGTGTGATGGAGCCGCTGTGGTCTGTGTCAACGCTCTGGAACCACTGATAAGCCTCTGGGTTCACACCAGGGGGCATGCTACCTatggagaagaggaggaagagaggtgaTTGCAGGCTTGGTGTGGTTAAGGCATTGGTTTGTAGGCATAGGGATTTACGAATGGTTCATCGAAGCAATAAGAAACACCTGCGTGTAACTCCTCTGTCTATATACTCAtctatgcatgcgtgcgtgcgtgtgtgcgtgtatatatgtgtgtgtgcaggcagagGAAGAGCCCTGGGAAAATGCTGATGCTCTGGACTGTGTGTATGGTCTTCACTGAGGATTGTTCTGCACTGATGCTTCAGCCTGTAGAAGGGGGATCATTTAAGACTATCAACTGGCCCAGAAATAGATTCTGGATTGATCGAGTAACGGACTTCTGAAAGATGGTTTTGGTTAGTAAATGGTGTCGAATTCATTTACCCTGGTCTTTAGCATGTGTCCTTCCATTACAGTGCCTGAGCCTTGTGACAAGAGCCAGACTGACTTCTAAGACCCAACACCACCTTGACAAGGAGCAGCCAGTTCCTTGCAACCAGCAAACTATTTGTTCATGCCATCACCTCCTTCttcctcatcttcatctctgaGGGTCATCTGCTTTAATTCATTTGCATTATTTTCCCATCCGTTTTACTTTTTGCCAGCTATTATTTCAGTTGAAGCTTCAAAGCGCAAAAAAGGAATGTGGCAGAATGTGAACAAGAAGGAATAAttaaaaggaggaggagaaggagaacaaGGTCGGCTCTGAGGGAAGCCGGGGTGCACTCCCCTGCCTTGCAAAACAAGCATTAATTTACCTGTTTCAGCCATTTGACAGCTAGTCGTGAGAAATAATAACTCAATGCTCGCCTCAAGCTTCAGGGTTGGTGTTTGCAATATGCTACAAGTCATCGAATCTGAGGACAccgtgtgcttcaaaacacagaaTCCCAAATGCTCTTATACTTGTTAATAAAAATTGATTACTCACCAAAAGAAAATTTGAAGGGCTAACAGGCAGTCAATAAAATGTGGGATTTAGGtacaaaaaaaatcatcaaaaaaTCTACTTAAATCACTGACTAGGTACATAAGATGACAATATCGCTTGTACTCAAATGAATCGAACTGAATTGTCCAATTAACTTTAATCCAACATAATACACAAGTTAGCTAAAACAACCAAGCTATGTTAATGGCCGGGGCAAAAGGCAATAAATAATACTTCACAGAACAGCAGGAAATCACTCATTTGAAAAAGGTGACTTTTCAAGAGTGACTTTCACAACCTTTACTACACATCAAGAAGGTCAGCACAGCAGGTCTGAAGACCCAGACGCTGTATCTTGAAAACAAAGAACTGGCAAAGGTTAAGGGTGGAGGGAAAGGTGCCTAGTTAGACAGAGAGCATGGATGCATGAGATCAGGAGCTCTGAATAAATGGAAAGGAAGACGGAAGCAGTAGAAAGTCTAATTTGAGATAAcgagaggaatggagggagggctgACTGTCAGAAAGAGGGACAGGTAGAGAGGGATGGGTGTCTTGAGGCCAGGCCCTGATGGATCCTGTTCGTGGGGAATGATAGCGACACAGGGCATCAGGCTGTGACTAAGACACcgcaggggaaagagagagagagacacacacacacacacacacacacacacacacacacacacacacacacacacacacacacacgcaaacacacacacacacacacacacagaagacacTCACATTCTCTCCCCTTCATTCTCTTGAGCCCTCACTCTGTATTTCCTGAGTCATCACTCCAGCAGAGTAATCCTGCTAAGGGGCACACACTGAGCCCTGTCTCTACATGACTGTCTGAGCCATGGAGTGGAGATGTGAGTCACTTTCTATCCATCATGCCTTCACGGAGAGACTAGGAATAAGGGAGAGTAAGGGCGGGGGAAACAGAACCCATCTGCAGTCTCCTAGTGTAAAGGGCATGGTTGCCTAGAGAGTAGGGTCACATTTCCACAGGCAAACACCAATTACACACACGACTTGTGTCGCCACGCGCTCACCTGCAGACGCGTGGTGTCCATAATGTCCTCCCTGAGGTTGTCCTCTGTGACCCATGTAAGGTCCACCCGGGGTGCCCCCTGGTCCCGGCCCATAATGACCACCCTGTCCGTGGCCTCCATATGCCCCGTAAGGCCCTCCGGGTTGACCCCCTGCACCTCCATATGGGGCTGTAGGGGGCTGCCCATAAGATGCATGTGGTGGTGGGTTGCCCCCTCCTGGATAGCCCTGCAGTGACAGAAGGGGTcaaagttcaattcaattcaattcaattcaattttattg
It includes:
- the pef1 gene encoding peflin, whose translation is MSFHYGQGYPGGGNPPPHASYGQPPTAPYGGAGGQPGGPYGAYGGHGQGGHYGPGPGGTPGGPYMGHRGQPQGGHYGHHASAGSMPPGVNPEAYQWFQSVDTDHSGSITLRELKQALVNSNWSAFNDETCLMMINMFDKTRSGRMDVFGFSALWDFMQQWRNLFQHYDRDRSGCISGAELHQALAQMGYNLSPQFTETLVGHFTLQGGRPGMQLDRFIQVCTQLQSMTQAFREKDTAMTGNIRLNYEDFLSGAITRLM